A genomic stretch from Candidatus Palauibacter polyketidifaciens includes:
- the gap gene encoding type I glyceraldehyde-3-phosphate dehydrogenase gives MSVRVAINGFGRIGRNILRAALQDPRGDLDFVAINDLTDAATLAHLFKYDSVHGRFPGDVRVDGGELVVGEERVRVFSERDPADLPWAELDVDIVIESTGIFRKREDATRHLRAGAKKVLISAPGIEPDITLVLGVNADEYDPAKHDVISNASCTTNCIAPVVKVLLDRFGFERGLMTTVHAYTNGQQLLDLPHKDLRRARAAAVSIIPTTTGAAKAVGLVLPQVKGKLDGMAMRVPTPDVSIVDLVATVSRDTSADEINAAFREAAEGPLDGVLEYTEEQLVSIDFTGHPASAIVDAQSTSVMDGTLVKVISWYDNEWGYSNRLVDLASFVGERLPAAVGA, from the coding sequence ATGAGTGTGAGGGTTGCCATCAACGGTTTCGGCCGCATCGGCCGGAACATCCTCCGCGCGGCGCTTCAGGACCCGCGCGGGGACCTTGATTTCGTTGCGATAAACGACCTCACGGATGCGGCGACGCTCGCCCATCTGTTCAAGTACGACTCCGTGCACGGGCGCTTTCCCGGCGACGTGCGCGTGGACGGCGGGGAACTCGTCGTGGGAGAGGAACGCGTGCGCGTCTTCTCGGAGCGCGACCCGGCCGACCTCCCGTGGGCGGAACTCGATGTCGACATCGTGATCGAATCCACGGGCATCTTCCGCAAGCGGGAGGACGCGACGCGGCACCTGCGGGCCGGCGCGAAGAAAGTCCTCATCTCCGCGCCCGGCATCGAGCCGGACATCACCCTCGTCCTCGGCGTGAACGCGGACGAATACGACCCGGCGAAGCACGACGTGATCTCGAACGCGAGCTGCACGACCAACTGCATCGCTCCGGTCGTCAAGGTTCTGCTGGACCGCTTCGGTTTCGAGCGCGGCCTGATGACGACGGTCCACGCGTACACGAACGGGCAGCAGCTCCTCGACCTCCCGCACAAGGACCTCCGGCGCGCCCGCGCCGCGGCGGTCTCGATTATCCCCACGACGACGGGCGCCGCGAAGGCCGTGGGTCTCGTGCTCCCGCAGGTGAAGGGGAAGCTCGACGGGATGGCGATGCGGGTCCCGACGCCGGACGTGTCGATCGTGGACCTCGTGGCCACGGTGTCGCGGGACACGTCGGCGGACGAAATCAACGCCGCATTTCGCGAGGCGGCGGAGGGTCCGCTCGATGGCGTGCTCGAATACACCGAGGAACAGCTCGTATCCATCGACTTCACGGGACACCCGGCGAGCGCAATCGTCGACGCGCAATCGACGTCGGTCATGGACGGCACGCTCGTGAAGGTCATCTCTTGGTACGACAACGAGTGGGGGTACTCGAATCGCCTCGTGGACCTGGCGAGTTTCGTCGGAGAGCGTCTGCCCGCCGCCGTCGGGGCCTGA
- a CDS encoding phosphoglycerate kinase, with protein MTRTLRDLPAGLAGKRGLVRVDYNVPLDAGQVADATRIEASLPTLRWLLRRDVRPVLLSHLGRPGGQPNPALSLAPVASALAGLLDAEVLFSAPCDGEDALRASRELGTGQILLAENTRFLPGETANDDALAGRLARLGDFFVNDAFGTLHRAHASTTGVPALLSPSAAGLLVERELEALGALDRPRRPFIVAFGGAKIGDKIELMRRFTERADLILVGGAMANTFLRAQGIQTGSSLVEEEALDLARSILAAGGERIRLPADVMVLDRSGGKGDDVESVAVGAIEPGMAALDIGPESRASYAKALDGCAAFFWNGPMGLFEDPRFAAGTFAVAEAAAQATAAGAFTVIGGGDSAAAVRRAGLLDRVSHVCTGGGAALEYLSSGRLPGLDVLNERTRS; from the coding sequence GTGACCCGGACGCTGCGCGACCTCCCGGCCGGACTGGCCGGGAAGCGGGGGCTCGTGCGGGTGGACTACAACGTGCCGCTCGACGCCGGACAGGTCGCGGACGCGACGCGCATCGAAGCTTCGCTGCCGACGCTCCGGTGGTTGCTGCGGCGTGACGTCCGGCCGGTGCTGCTGTCGCACCTGGGCCGGCCGGGCGGGCAGCCGAACCCCGCGCTGTCGCTCGCGCCCGTAGCCTCCGCGCTCGCCGGCCTCCTCGACGCCGAAGTCCTCTTTTCCGCGCCGTGCGACGGCGAGGATGCGCTCCGCGCCAGCCGCGAACTGGGGACCGGGCAGATCCTCCTCGCGGAGAACACGCGTTTCCTGCCCGGGGAGACGGCAAACGACGACGCCCTCGCCGGGCGGCTCGCCCGGCTCGGCGACTTCTTCGTCAACGACGCGTTCGGCACGCTGCACCGCGCGCACGCTTCGACGACGGGCGTGCCCGCGCTCCTGAGCCCTTCGGCCGCGGGGTTGCTCGTCGAGCGCGAACTCGAGGCGCTGGGTGCGCTCGACCGCCCGCGCCGTCCCTTCATTGTCGCCTTCGGGGGGGCCAAAATCGGCGACAAGATCGAGCTCATGCGGCGCTTCACGGAACGCGCCGACCTGATCCTCGTGGGCGGCGCGATGGCGAACACGTTCCTCCGTGCGCAGGGCATCCAGACAGGTAGCTCGCTCGTCGAGGAGGAGGCGCTCGATCTCGCCCGGTCGATCCTGGCTGCCGGCGGGGAACGGATCCGCCTGCCGGCGGACGTGATGGTCCTGGACCGGTCGGGCGGGAAAGGGGACGACGTGGAGAGCGTCGCGGTCGGCGCGATCGAGCCGGGGATGGCCGCCCTGGACATCGGGCCCGAGTCCCGCGCCAGCTACGCCAAGGCGTTGGACGGGTGCGCCGCCTTCTTCTGGAACGGTCCCATGGGTCTGTTCGAGGATCCGCGGTTCGCGGCGGGCACCTTCGCCGTCGCCGAAGCCGCCGCGCAGGCGACCGCGGCGGGCGCGTTCACCGTCATCGGGGGCGGCGACTCCGCGGCCGCCGTTCGCCGGGCCGGGCTTCTCGACCGCGTATCGCACGTCTGCACCGGCGGCGGCGCGGCCCTCGAGTACCTGTCGAGCGGGCGTCTGCCCGGACTCGACGTTCTCAACGAAAGGACACGCTCGTGA
- the tpiA gene encoding triose-phosphate isomerase — MSHPPSQPRTPVFAANWKMSHGPPETGAFVERFTARHRRRSDATVVIFPPAISLAAFAAAASERPDLEFGVQDVHTELEGAHTSGISAAMVPATGATWALAGHSERRREFGDTDADVGRKLVRILEAALRPVLCVGETLEERESGRLATVLEAQIRGAIRPLDREGRAGLVYAYEPVWAIGTGRTASPADAAEAHAIVREQLVRAEGCDAEQAAILYGGSVKPANIEALLAAPGVDGVLVGGASLDPDSWAAICAAGR; from the coding sequence GTGAGTCACCCGCCGAGTCAGCCGCGCACCCCCGTATTCGCCGCGAACTGGAAGATGTCGCACGGCCCTCCCGAGACCGGGGCGTTCGTGGAACGGTTCACGGCGCGCCACAGGCGCCGCAGCGACGCGACCGTGGTCATATTCCCCCCCGCGATCAGCCTGGCGGCCTTCGCCGCGGCGGCCTCCGAGCGTCCGGACCTCGAGTTCGGCGTCCAGGACGTGCACACCGAGCTCGAAGGCGCGCACACGAGTGGAATCTCGGCCGCCATGGTCCCGGCGACGGGCGCCACCTGGGCGCTCGCGGGCCATTCGGAACGCCGGCGGGAGTTCGGCGACACCGATGCGGACGTGGGGCGCAAGCTCGTTCGCATCCTCGAGGCCGCCCTCCGTCCCGTCCTGTGCGTGGGCGAGACGCTCGAGGAACGGGAGTCCGGACGACTCGCGACGGTCCTCGAGGCCCAGATCCGGGGAGCGATCCGCCCTCTCGACCGCGAGGGCCGAGCCGGCCTCGTCTACGCCTACGAGCCCGTGTGGGCAATCGGCACCGGACGCACGGCGAGCCCCGCCGACGCCGCCGAGGCCCACGCCATTGTGCGCGAGCAGTTGGTGCGGGCCGAAGGCTGCGATGCCGAGCAGGCGGCGATCCTTTACGGCGGGAGCGTCAAGCCGGCCAACATCGAGGCGCTCCTGGCGGCGCCCGGCGTGGACGGCGTGCTCGTGGGTGGCGCGAGCCTCGACCCCGACAGCTGGGCCGCGATCTGCGCGGCGGGCCGATAA